In one Pseudomonas purpurea genomic region, the following are encoded:
- a CDS encoding AcvB/VirJ family lysyl-phosphatidylglycerol hydrolase, translating to MIQRSWRYVLATLVGLALILGGGYWYWNRPAPEPTLELLTPADGAAMTRVIPGTKPRAQVLVAVNEEQKLSDKQLMTLSRGGAAQIVQVILPKDCMQQGRALQSALKQLQGPATLVSGIGPGAVLAWRWLAEQKDDKAQAVSVDLALEKPGCTHLLPKSAAHGHWLVAWNDNPDDTSAGFVRDQPNAETSISDYDINLPQVLNNELRKILVGTDKGNGGLNIPVVEVPAGQAKDTVTLFLSGDGGWRDLDRDVAGEMAKIGYPVVGIDTLRYYWQHKSPEQSAIDLTELMQHYRQKWGTKRFILTGYSFGADVLPAIYNRMPENEQQRVDAIILLAFARTGSFEIEVDGWLGNAGKEAATGPEMAKLPADKVLCIYGAEEVAESGCTDKTAVGEAMKLPGGHHFDENYPALAQRLVDAIKQRQNKDKVAEQ from the coding sequence ATGATTCAACGCTCCTGGCGGTATGTATTGGCCACTCTGGTAGGGCTGGCCTTGATTCTCGGTGGTGGCTACTGGTACTGGAACCGTCCAGCACCGGAACCGACCCTTGAACTGCTGACACCGGCCGACGGTGCAGCGATGACCCGGGTCATCCCGGGCACCAAGCCCCGCGCCCAGGTGCTGGTGGCCGTGAACGAAGAACAGAAGCTCAGCGACAAGCAGCTCATGACCCTGAGCCGGGGCGGCGCCGCGCAGATTGTCCAGGTGATCCTGCCCAAGGACTGCATGCAACAGGGCCGCGCACTGCAATCGGCGCTCAAGCAGCTTCAGGGCCCGGCCACGCTGGTCAGCGGCATCGGTCCTGGCGCGGTCCTGGCCTGGCGCTGGCTGGCCGAGCAGAAGGACGACAAGGCTCAGGCCGTCTCGGTCGACCTGGCGCTGGAAAAACCCGGCTGCACGCACCTGCTGCCCAAAAGCGCTGCCCACGGGCACTGGCTCGTGGCCTGGAACGACAACCCGGACGACACCAGCGCCGGCTTCGTGCGTGACCAACCCAACGCAGAAACCAGCATCAGTGACTACGACATCAACCTGCCGCAAGTGCTGAACAACGAACTGCGCAAGATCCTCGTCGGCACCGACAAGGGCAACGGCGGCCTGAACATTCCAGTGGTCGAAGTCCCGGCCGGCCAGGCCAAAGACACGGTCACCCTGTTCCTTTCCGGTGACGGCGGCTGGCGCGACCTGGACCGCGACGTGGCGGGCGAGATGGCCAAGATCGGCTATCCGGTGGTCGGCATCGACACCCTGCGCTACTACTGGCAGCACAAAAGCCCCGAGCAAAGCGCCATCGACCTGACCGAACTGATGCAGCACTACCGGCAGAAGTGGGGCACCAAGCGCTTCATCCTGACCGGTTACTCGTTCGGTGCCGACGTCTTGCCGGCAATCTACAACCGCATGCCGGAAAACGAACAGCAACGGGTCGACGCAATCATCCTGCTGGCCTTTGCCCGCACTGGCAGCTTCGAAATCGAAGTCGACGGCTGGCTCGGCAACGCGGGTAAAGAAGCTGCCACCGGCCCGGAAATGGCCAAGCTGCCGGCCGATAAGGTGCTGTGCATCTATGGCGCAGAAGAAGTCGCCGAGAGTGGATGCACCGACAAGACCGCTGTTGGCGAAGCCATGAAGCTGCCAGGCGGCCACCACTTCGACGAGAACTACCCGGCTCTGGCCCAACGCTTGGTGGACGCCATCAAGCAGCGCCAGAACAAGGATAAGGTCGCCGAACAGTGA
- the dinB gene encoding DNA polymerase IV: protein MTQRKIIHVDCDCFYAAIEMRDDPTLASKPLAVGGSADRRGVIATCNYEARAYGVRSAMSSHHALKLCPDLVIVKPRMEAYREASKEIQAIFRDYTELIEPLSLDEAYLDVSDCAHFGGSATRIAQDIRRRVSNQLHITVSAGVAPNKFLAKIASDWKKPNGLFVITPDQVEDFVSQLPVSKLHGVGKVTANKLAKLGIADCLQLRDWNKLALVREFGSFGERLWSLARGIDDRQVHNDSRRQSVSVENTYDADLPDLVSCLDKLPELLRTLNERIARIDSSYRPGKPFVKVKFHDFTQTTLEQAGAGRDLGSFQLLLTQAFNRGGKPVRLLGIGVRLQDLRGGFEQLDLFGR, encoded by the coding sequence ATGACTCAGCGCAAAATCATCCACGTCGACTGTGACTGTTTTTATGCCGCCATCGAGATGCGTGACGACCCGACGCTGGCCAGTAAACCGTTGGCGGTGGGCGGGTCGGCGGATCGGCGTGGGGTGATCGCCACCTGTAACTATGAGGCGCGGGCCTACGGGGTGCGTTCGGCGATGTCGTCGCACCACGCCTTGAAGCTGTGCCCGGACCTGGTGATCGTCAAGCCTCGGATGGAGGCTTATAGAGAAGCGTCGAAGGAAATTCAGGCGATCTTTCGCGATTACACCGAGTTGATCGAGCCGTTGTCGCTGGATGAGGCCTATCTGGACGTGTCTGACTGTGCGCATTTTGGCGGCAGTGCCACGCGCATCGCCCAGGATATCCGGCGCCGGGTATCCAATCAGTTGCACATCACGGTGTCGGCCGGTGTCGCGCCCAACAAGTTCCTGGCAAAGATCGCCAGTGACTGGAAGAAGCCCAACGGTTTGTTTGTCATTACCCCGGATCAGGTCGAGGATTTCGTTTCCCAACTGCCGGTCAGCAAGCTGCACGGGGTTGGCAAGGTCACCGCGAACAAGCTGGCCAAGCTCGGTATTGCCGATTGCCTGCAATTGCGCGATTGGAACAAGTTGGCGCTGGTGCGCGAATTCGGCAGTTTTGGCGAGCGGCTTTGGAGCCTTGCGCGTGGGATTGATGATCGCCAGGTGCATAACGACAGCCGTCGACAATCGGTCAGCGTAGAAAACACCTATGACGCGGACCTGCCTGATCTGGTCAGCTGCCTGGATAAACTCCCGGAGTTGCTGCGCACCCTCAACGAGCGTATTGCGCGTATCGACAGCAGCTATCGGCCGGGCAAGCCGTTCGTCAAAGTGAAGTTTCATGACTTTACCCAGACCACGCTGGAGCAGGCCGGGGCAGGGCGGGATCTGGGCAGCTTTCAACTGCTGTTGACCCAGGCGTTCAATCGGGGCGGGAAGCCGGTGCGGCTATTGGGGATTGGTGTGCGCTTGCAGGATCTGCGTGGCGGGTTTGAACAGTTGGATCTGTTCGGGCGGTAG
- a CDS encoding proline--tRNA ligase, with the protein MRTSQYLLATQKETPSDAVVISHQLMLRAGMIRKLASGLYTWLPMGLRVMRKVEAVVREEMNAAGSLEVLMPSTQPAELWQESGRWEEYGPELLRFKDRHGRDFCAGPTHEEVITDLMRNELSSYKQLPINLYQIQTKFRDEIRPRFGLMRGREFIMKDAYSFHADQPSLQVTYDRMHQAYCNVFTRLGLKFRPVEADNGSIGGAGSHEFHVLAESGEDDIVFSNGSDYAANIEKAEAVPRETSRAAPTEALRLIDTPNAKTIAQLVEGFNLPIEKTIKTLVVHAEEAGKLIALVIRGDHELNEIKAANQPGVASPLVMASDAELRDAIGAGAGSLGPLNLPLPIIIDRSVELMSDFGIGANIDDKHYFGVNWERDLPVPTVADLRNVVSGDPSPDGKGTLEIKRGIEVGHIFQLGNKYSKAMKCEVLGENGKPVTLEMGCYGIGVSRVVAAAIEQNNDDKGIIWSDTLAPFQIALVPLRYDNEQVREATDTLYAELTAAGFEVLLDDRDKKTSPGIKFADMELIGIPHRIVVSDRGLAEGNLEYKSRTEAEAQALPVADVLPFLQARIRR; encoded by the coding sequence ATGCGCACCAGTCAATATTTGCTCGCCACACAGAAAGAAACGCCATCCGATGCGGTCGTGATCAGCCATCAGCTGATGCTGCGCGCCGGCATGATTCGTAAACTTGCTTCGGGCCTGTACACCTGGCTGCCGATGGGCCTGCGGGTCATGCGCAAGGTTGAAGCCGTCGTTCGCGAAGAAATGAACGCCGCCGGCTCTCTCGAAGTGTTGATGCCGAGCACCCAACCGGCTGAGCTGTGGCAGGAATCCGGTCGCTGGGAAGAGTACGGTCCCGAGTTGCTGCGCTTCAAGGATCGCCATGGTCGCGACTTCTGCGCCGGCCCGACTCACGAAGAAGTGATCACCGACCTGATGCGCAACGAATTGAGCAGCTACAAACAGCTGCCGATCAACCTGTACCAGATCCAGACCAAATTCCGCGATGAAATCCGCCCGCGCTTCGGCTTGATGCGCGGTCGCGAGTTCATCATGAAGGACGCCTACTCCTTCCACGCCGATCAGCCATCGTTGCAGGTCACCTATGACCGCATGCACCAGGCGTATTGCAACGTGTTCACCCGCCTGGGCCTGAAATTCCGCCCTGTTGAAGCCGACAACGGCTCCATCGGCGGTGCCGGCTCTCACGAGTTCCACGTGCTGGCCGAGTCCGGCGAAGACGATATCGTCTTCAGCAACGGCTCCGACTACGCGGCAAACATCGAAAAAGCCGAAGCCGTGCCGCGTGAAACCTCGCGCGCCGCACCGACCGAAGCACTGCGCCTGATCGACACCCCGAACGCCAAAACCATCGCTCAACTGGTGGAAGGCTTCAACCTGCCGATCGAAAAAACCATCAAGACCCTGGTGGTGCACGCTGAAGAAGCGGGCAAGTTGATCGCGCTGGTCATTCGTGGCGACCACGAACTCAACGAAATCAAAGCCGCCAACCAGCCAGGCGTTGCCAGCCCGCTGGTCATGGCTTCCGATGCCGAACTGCGCGACGCCATTGGCGCCGGCGCCGGTTCCCTTGGCCCGTTGAACCTGCCACTGCCGATCATCATCGACCGTTCGGTCGAGCTGATGAGCGACTTCGGCATCGGTGCCAACATCGATGACAAACACTACTTCGGCGTCAACTGGGAGCGCGATCTGCCGGTTCCGACCGTGGCCGACCTGCGTAACGTCGTTTCTGGCGACCCGAGCCCGGACGGCAAAGGCACCCTGGAAATCAAGCGCGGCATCGAAGTCGGGCATATCTTCCAGCTGGGCAACAAATACAGCAAAGCGATGAAGTGCGAAGTGCTGGGCGAAAACGGCAAGCCAGTCACCCTGGAAATGGGCTGCTACGGCATCGGCGTGTCCCGCGTGGTGGCTGCGGCCATCGAGCAGAACAACGACGACAAAGGCATCATCTGGAGCGACACCCTCGCACCATTCCAGATTGCCCTGGTACCGCTGCGCTACGATAACGAGCAAGTTCGCGAAGCCACCGACACGCTGTACGCAGAACTGACTGCGGCCGGCTTCGAAGTGCTGCTGGACGACCGCGACAAGAAAACCAGCCCGGGCATCAAGTTCGCGGACATGGAGCTGATCGGTATTCCTCACCGGATCGTGGTCAGTGACCGCGGCCTCGCCGAAGGCAATCTGGAATACAAGAGCCGTACCGAAGCCGAAGCGCAAGCGCTGCCGGTTGCTGACGTACTGCCTTTCCTCCAGGCCCGTATCCGCCGCTGA